cagtacctcatccaaaccctCTCCAAAACGCTCTCCATTACAACTACATATTTACCTCCCAGCCAACATTTCCGACATAGGTGAATTAATCGCATAGCAAAAGCCATTTTCCGTCATTACAGGCATTATTTGAATTGTAGAATTTTGGTTATCAAAGCTAGTCAAGGTTTGTTCGAAAGGCCTATCTATCGCTTGTACCAACTCCGACAGATTCACATCATCGAAACGTTCATCCTCAGCGAAACGAGCCAAATCAACGTAATTGCTAGCGGTTGCATTGACTACAGCATGGAGAAAATCCATAAAGTAGAAATAATCATTATCTACAATGGAAACATTCCATTTATTCTGTATGTATTTATTCGCTTTAAAGGAATCAATATGATCGTAATAACACAGTGTTACAGCTGGCAATGGGCCTTGCCATCCGCGATAATCACGATCCAGTGAGATGACAGTCGGCGAATTAAAATAGCGTTTTAGCTGGACACCACTTAAACTAATTGCGGCAAACATCGAGACAAAAACTATGCCGAACCACAGGAGACTGAAATATCAAAGTATGTCAAAAGAAATTTAGATAGaatgatatatgtataagtacatatgttgttattctattatatatacaagtagAATAAAATCACCAAATTCTTAATACTTACCGTTCGAGTGTATGAAGTCTTCTATTTGCCATCAAACTTATTGCCAATATACCAGTTTCCGCACCCAGATCCACACCGAAAGCGTTCATCTTTTGGGCGCCCCATGCAAATGCGGTGCGTGCAGCAAAATAACAGTATAGCATGCCATGCCAAAACTTtacgaaaaaaagttttagctGGTGGTAGAGACATTGGCATGACCACATCAAATGGTGCATGAAACTAGAGTAGTAGCGCACAAAATATGAGTAACTAACTGGTTGTCTTACTGTCAACCCAAACTAAGCGACTAAGGTGAGTGAAAGCGAGCGTAGTCCTTTTATTTTACATGATTTTACATTACGAGCtcggttttttctttgttttgcaaAGTGCTGTATTAAACAATTGATAACTCTGCGGTTAATGCTTTTTACATTTAGATCAAATTGAGATAGTTGATGAttcctatatattttttttttttggtattgtatTGTTGACACGTTAGATTTCCAATAAAATGTTGGTGCcttgaaattcatgaaatatttAGTAATTGATAGATTATAGACCAATGCCATTACAATgctattgtaatattttgaCTTCTTTCCATTGTTAATCTGCCCACATCGGTTTGTATAAGAAATATAATGTAGTTGGCCATAGCACCAGCAATCTGTAATGAATTGAATTGAGACGAAAGGGAAAAAGGCGAAGTACTGCATAaaacttaacatttttcaatacttaaacgatttttttcttcaaactacattttttaaaaacaaaatgtggcaatacatatttttaaaagaaaatacccACTGTTTTCTATTTCCTCGCTTACCTTGTCCTTTGTActaatatttgtacatataatataattttttttatgaatcatatacatataaaaataggcAACATCTAAACTCTATTTCTATGGAGTAAAGAATAATGCTGAATGCAAGAAAATTAATCAAACTTCAAATTAGTTTATTTTGAGgctaaaaaatcaattaaaaaaagacgCTAATCCAAAAGCCAaaacatgtatatacatatgtattattttttcgaGAAAATTCACTTTTATGTCTTCATTTTATGCAGAAGCTTAGGTActtatagtccgggagccagaggttgttttgacctcatcatttcatgccgacttatgaaggcagacgccatccaatggatgacgaaaccaaccgtcagctggtccagtagcggtgggtatgTGCGTgagatgctgcgaaacgtgtcgaaaaaacatttttaacagctcatttaataccggctgaaattttttttgtatattgttgacattcagagaataaaaaaacaaatagtcagctgcgccgtagagggggaaaatacgtcagctgaacagacgaacttgtaaaataaattaaaaagtaaaactactttatgccgataataatgatggtcaactgcgtttatagcggtgggaagaccgtcagccgcaGCAAggatgtatcattgcgttcatacatctTGGCGGCGCGCGGAAGTACCCTCCCGTTTCGTACCCTCACACAATCCCACCCAcggcgggtgcgccagctgacgttcactttcgttattcatgaaagctaaatcacaagtatagtcaagaatttaacggtataaaaacgcagtccaaaatcgacgcCTGGCTCCCGGAACTCATTGTGCATTAACTTTGACTACTACTAAAACTAGCTCTGTACTGCATACTAACGTTTTAagatagcgtttttatattttctttttttttacaacgaactgtttttttttttttgctgtttgtcaAAGAGTTCATTCGATAGacctctttctgctctacaaaaatatgttaattgtgtttttgagtcatttaattttttattagttttgaggcttagaatggaatacccaggaggcaaaaatcaacattttcgacacttgCTCTTTTCAGCTTTTCATCGTCCTTAAAAAACggctcaacaacttttttgaaaCCAGACCTGGCTATTTTTGGTAccagaacggcatcaacaaattagcCGAGAGTTGGGAAAAGGTTGTAAACAGCGACagctgatataattattgttttttgtttaaataaaagtcttgggtaaaaacgctatgaacttattcccccacctaatatttttattcagacTCGTTTCGCGCTTACCCCACTTAAGACCAGCAAGTCCAGATCTACTGCACCACAAGCCATTTCCACTGGCTGGTGCACCATGAGTCGAAGCAAAAAGCGATTGATCGCACGTTCCATTTCCTTCGATGTAATATGCAATtcgtttattataaaaattgtacgacatttctaaaaaaatacaatcaaaTTTCTCTATGTTACAGTTATGACGTTCTTCTAGCAAATGAGcgatgtacttatacatacatatttacagcaACTTACCTCTTCAATGATCGCATGGTTTGCGATTAAAATCAACAGAATGCGTCCCACATGTATTAAAAGCCACAAAAACCTATTATGTACATCCAGCAATGTGTCTCCCAAAATATTCGCATTATCAAAGAATTTGTATACAGCAAAACACTCCACAGCAAGGCTGAGTAACGagccaagaaaattaaaaagtaaaataattccAAAGACCTTTGTCAATTTCGCCATTATTCGGTCCAAATCGAAATATGGTCGacttaatgattttaaaattttgaacttgtTTCCCCCTCCGCAGCACGAACTATAAAATTCACGGTGAAACCAAGAAAATCCGCTTATGTAGATATCGTTGGCAGTATCTTCGTACGTGTCTAAAGTCATTGATCCAACTTGATTCAGGCGTCCCTTCAATATCTCATTTAAGCCCCGATACATTTGGTACACAAAACGTAACGATACCAAATATTGGCATAGATTTAATGTTATCAGAACATTTGATAAATTGAAAACACTTGTATTGaggatataataaataaagccgCAATCCATGCGAATGTAATCAAGAATGAAGCAGCATATCACAATTGGGCAAAAAACAGCAAGCATCAGGTTCACTTCCTTATGGAGTACGCCGAAAAAATCTTTGTCGGCAAGCACTTTCGATTGAAGTCTTctatagtttttataaatacttaaaagtTCAAGTGGTATTATTCGATATTGTTCGGCATAATAGCATATGGTAAATGCTATTAAGGAAACTATGAAAGGATTGTTGATAAACTCGTATACGAAAAATACTTTAACAATGGTGACAAGAGGTGCCCGTATCAGGCTTAGCAAGTAGTAAGagtttaccaaataaatataaagtaccAAAATGGAACACCAAATATAATGGACGCAGCGTAATGCACGACGTTTATGGCGTGACGAGTCTAAAATCGGCGCTACTCCGAAAAGCTGGCATATAACGTTGAGTGTATAGATAAGCCTAAAGAATGGCTTAGATCGAGACTTCATTTTACTATggtgatttttgaatttctttattgCGGTCATGAAGCTGTAAACAGAAAGGAAACCATGAAATGaagtaaattttgttgtaagaaacaattttatataatattttctttcaatttttttaatatagaagAAATAGCCGAATAGCCTCAGCAGACGGTGGCGGTCGcccctgggcaggcaatggcaaacttctgagtttatttgtgccatgaaaaagctcctcgtaaaaaaaatatctgcccttcggagtccaTTTGTGAAATAACATCGAGATGCGCAGTAAAattaggaagaggagctcggcaaaacacccaaaacgaGTGTTAGCACctattatctatatatatgtatatataaagggtggttaaatttcaagggccgatgttgaatgtgaaccacacctaaatgtcaatgacaccgttggacttctttctttggggttatttgaaataaaaggtgtacgtcgataagccagcaacaattcaagagctaaaggatgagataattcggcacattaacggcatagaacctcaattatgcctcagcgtcattgaaAAGTGGAACATCgggtggaggtgtgccgccgaggccgcttattttgtttcatacgaaGTTTAGCCATACCAATGttatcataatgaagagaaatgacaataatttctttaaaaaaattgtattttattcaaaatcaataccggcccttgaaacccTTTATAATTCGGATTGACAACTAGACTGAATTCTCATAATTAAAGCGGGTtaggggaattttcgatggcaacattgccgaaatGTGACAGTTAGTACCTATTGTGAAtgataatgaaacttttaaagataAGAACAAGAAAGACAGGTTGTAATGCCAGTTTGCACTAACACActcgaaattatattgattgTTTCAATATTTCGGAACTGTTTGATAAATTggcatttaagatttttttaaataactaattATTGCTTAGTATTATAGCAGCTAATAGCCGTATTTGTCGCCTGCGAACCATCTTTGACGGAtgaaacaaatcagctgttcgctaatccgcgtaacaaccgtctgtcacattacaattttaataagaattaaCTGCTCCGGTAGTCCCGATTAATGCCACCGTCTGTCTGTCTAGGCTATGATACcgttaacacaaaaaaattaccaaaaaaaacacCAACGGTATTTTGTGGTCACTTAAGACCTGCACCAAAATTGaatggctataaaactgcataaccaggaaaattataaaaattctggttaCAACTTGAAAACTTGTTGTAGCATGAACTAGAGTCTGTCTAATGGAAACGTGACCACCATAACTtagaaactatttgaccaattctattctAACGAATTGTATgggcttataaaatttttcgcttTACTTCTGTgagtcatactttgtgttaatttctgtgCAAGTTGTGGAAGTAATCGAATTCGTTTGACCTCCATATTTACTTTgagcccaaacattttcaatagggttgatATCCGGCGACTGTGATGGACAATCCAACTTTTCAATTCGTTTCTGCTGTTTTCGCTCTACACTCCTTCGGCTTCGATGCTTGGAATCGTTGTCTTCTTGTAAAAATCAAGGTTAGTTAGATTTTCGAAGCTTCTTCGCAGCTGAcgggaataat
The sequence above is drawn from the Anastrepha obliqua isolate idAnaObli1 chromosome 4, idAnaObli1_1.0, whole genome shotgun sequence genome and encodes:
- the LOC129246304 gene encoding putative gustatory receptor 59e, which gives rise to MLAVFCPIVICCFILDYIRMDCGFIYYILNTSVFNLSNVLITLNLCQYLVSLRFVYQMYRGLNEILKGRLNQVGSMTLDTYEDTANDIYISGFSWFHREFYSSCCGGGNKFKILKSLSRPYFDLDRIMAKLTKVFGIILLFNFLGSLLSLAVECFAVYKFFDNANILGDTLLDVHNRFLWLLIHVGRILLILIANHAIIEEKCRTIFIINELHITSKEMERAINRFLLRLMVHQPVEMACGAVDLDLLVLSGIAGAMANYIIFLIQTDVGRLTMERSQNITIAL